Genomic segment of Benincasa hispida cultivar B227 chromosome 1, ASM972705v1, whole genome shotgun sequence:
gtgaatgtcatgttgtcattgcataaatagaaatagaggtttatgtgtaaaccctgtagacttatcgcatatttatcgcatgcgttctagccttagaagccgtggcattcacgccgaaggtggtttactattgtacgcatgttacatgatcgcaaggcatgaacgcaacctaggaagtgttagccgaaacccttctcaatcCGTTCAACCGCATTTTCATCGTATCTCCgttgccaactcttttcgaacatctgcgcatttattattattttcattaacgcaaacaaACAACCAACACCTTATTCATTTACCGGtttactgcaaagttttcataagaaaattatcaaacacaactgttttcacaagtccctacgatcgaaccctggacttaccaggaactcagaggaatttatacttggattccagcTGGGGAAACGAGAGTGGCACAATGtaaattccatcaacgcatataaatccatatttccattcaataaaaagaacgcatcaagttttttggcCCGTTACGGGGACTTCGGGCAAAATAGTTTTGTTAATGgtagtttttttatttctttgtaagactctcaatctctggccgattatgacccagagattgagaggattttaggagaagattgagagaccgccATCAGCAATCTACAATCCGATAGAGAGATGGCGGAGCcagcctaggaatgaagcaccaaacaacaatAATGTCATTgcaaatccaattctgttggccaacaatcgcaataggcccattagggactatgcatcgccaaacctctatgatttctctttgggaatcatgaggcctgccttagacggaagtagatttgaaatgaaaccagtGATACTGCATATGATCCAGGTTGCaggtcaatttggaggaaggcgtggcgaggatccgcacatccacctccgaagttttattgaaatctgcaatacttttgtgttcccaaacatctctgctgaggaggttcgactaacgttgtttccattttctctctgtgatcaggctaggaaatgggcttattcgctcgaacgaggagagatcacttcttaggagcaggtggtggagaagtttatgaagaagtatttctcACCTACAGAGAACGtgagacgaagaaagcttattactaagtttgaacaagacatggacgaatcactcagtgatgcctgggccAGGTTTAAAATgttggtccgagattgtccgcataataggctgccagactgccttcagatggaaattttctaccacggtttgaatcctgcttcgtaGACTGCTGCCAATGCGACAGCAGCTAGTAGTCTacttgacaagacttatgatgaggcaaaAAATATCCtagatcgcatctctaagaatcatgaagactggagggagagtgaccagagactAAGAATCAAAGATTCCGAcgcaaataacggtgctattgtttcattgcagaaccaaatgaccgcaatgatgaatttgattcaaagaatgacaatcagcagcccaacaccgcaaggtgggcaaatcaacgcaataagtcaaaacaccgcaaggtgtgcgacttgcaaTGATGgacatgcgatggaagattgtccacaaaacccacagtctgcatattttgtaaagaacaaccctttttccaacacctacaaccccagGTAGAAAAACCACCCAAACTTTGCTCGGAAGAATCCACAACAAAACTTTCcatctgtggcacaaaaagaagggccactaaGGTTCTTTCAATGCAGCAACAGTCagcagagcaaccaagcaagtagctcacaacaaccactggAATCTTCTTCCTTAGaaggcctattgaagcaatatatagagaaaaatgagacggtgcttcaaagtcaggctacgtccatccacaaccttgaattgcaagtgggccagattgcaaatgagctcaaaagtagaccgcaaggtgCACTGCCAAGTTCAACTGAGCTTCCATGCAACCCAGGAGGTTCCGATAAGGAGCAATGTttggttgtgacattgcgcagtggaaaaactgtggagggagaaaagaaggagcagaaCAGATCAACCTCCATCGTGGCTGAAACTACAATTGCGgtaacacaagaagaagaaaaagaaaatgaagcagtagaacctgaggttgcgttaACCTCAAAGACAAATGAAATAGGAGccgtgaaagtccagttaccacctttccctcagaggctaaagaagaagaaaaacgaagaggtacaataccaatgcttcctatctatgttaaagcaattacatgttaacattcctttcagtgaagcgattgaggaaatgcctgcctataccaagtttctgaaggacgtggtaaccaagaaaagaggcgttggaaaatttgccacgatggcattaacgcaaagttccaaatctattatcccatcgaagatgagcgatcctgggagcttcactattccttgctccataggaggactttATATTAGGTAAGCTTTGTGTGACTTGAGGgctagcataaatttgatgccactATTGTTTTTTAGACAACTAAATGtagggcaacttgtgcccacatccgtgactctccaactggccgacaGATCTCAGGATCATCCAGAGGGTAAGATGAAGGATGTGTTGATCACGactaataaattgatttttccaGCCGACTTCCTCATCCTAGATTACgaggccgataaagatgtgcccatcattttggggtaacctttcctatcaacaggtcgtgctcaaattgatgtgaaCAAGGgtgagatcactttgagcataaatggacagaGGCTCAAATTTAATGTAATtcatgccatgaaatttcctgatgaggaagaccttCTAGATTTAGAAGATGAcataaatttgattgaagaagaaaagtatgatgaagagtatgaagaaaaGGATGTCGACGCATCCGTAGCTGCTTGCAATGTGATCATagcaaaaacaaagaaagaagaaggatcgatcgcaatgcaagaagaagagccgaaggaagaaagaaaaataacgcaaccttctctcgtagaaccaccaacccttgaactaaaaaccctaccaacaaATCTAAAGTATACATtcctggggcagaatgagaagctgccagtgataatttcctccacACTTAAcacagatcaagagaatgcattgatgagcattctcaaaaagcatgtgcgagcaatcaGCTGGACGCTCACTGATATCAAAGGAATTAGCCCTGCGTACTACATGCACCACATTCTTCTTGAggatgaccacaaagcaaccattgaaaatcaatgcagacttaaccctgcaatgaaagaggtcatcaaaaaggagattatcaaatggctggatgcgggcattatctatcccattgcagatagcacgtgggtcagctcTGTGCAATGTGTGCCTAAATATGGTAGAATGACGGTAGTCtccaatgagaacaatgaattaatactgcaaagaaccatcactggatggtgTATATGTATGAACTACcacaaattgaatgcggccacaaggaaagatcatttccctttgccattcattgatcaaatgctggacaaactagcagggaatgatttttactgcttcttggatggatatgccgggtacaatcaaatcatgatagctcctgaagaccaagataagaccacattcacttacccatatgggacattctcTTTCCATCGCATGCCGTTcgacctctgcaatgcgccaagcacgttctaggggtgcatgatggcaatcttttcatattttctcgaggactcagtagaaatatttatggatgacttctccgtttatgggaacacttatgaagtctgcctggccaatttggagaaaatattgaaaatatgtgAAGAGACAAACCTGGTGCTTAATtgagaaaaatgtcacttcatggtgacagaaggtatagtgttggggcacaaggtcTCTAAAGAAGGGTTaaaggtggacaaagcaaaaattgacacaattgaaaagcttccacctccaaccaacatGAAGGCAGTACGAAGCTTcctggggcatgctggattctatagacgattcgttaaagacttttctaagatagcaagaCCATTGAGTGTGTTACTAGAGGCAtacagaaagtttgaatttgaaaacaattgcCTTAACGCATTTCGAATTTTAAaggatgcgctgattaccgcacccatcTTAATTGCGCCAGATTGGACACTATCGTTTGAAATCATGTGCAACGcaagtgggtatgcgatgggatcTGCATTaacgcaaaagaagaaaacaattttgcaccccatcgcatatgcgagtaaaacctgAACCCTGCTTAACTTAAGGACACCACTACTGAAAAAGAGCCTCTGGCTATGATTTTTACGTTCGAAAAATTCCAGGCATACTTGTTGGGGACCAAGGTGCTCATTCATACTaatcactcgacaatcaaatatttgatgacaaagaaggacgcaaagtcgagattgatcagatgggttctcctccttcaagaatttgatatcaagATAATTGATCGTTAggggatagagaatcaagttgcggatcacttgtccagactggaGAATCCTgaagttgaccgcaatgaatttgaagtgagtgtcgtgttcTCGGATGAGCAGCTGTTTTGCATAGAAGAACTGCCATGGTATgtggacatcgttaattatttggtctgtgaacaatttcctgaagattacacctaccatcaacggaAGAAGCTAAAGAATTAATGCAGACACTACTAGTCGAaactgtataaaagaggtgcaaaccaaatcattcgattatgcgtaccagatgctactcaacaacgcatattgtcaaaGTGCCACGATTCACCTTATGGATGGCACTTTGGAGGAAAATGTACTGCAGCCAaggttttgcaaagtggattcttttggccttcattattcaaggatgctgctgactacgcaatgaaacgtgatcggtgtcaacgcattggcaacatttcatggaagaacgcaatgccgatGAATACTATCCTAgagctggaattattcgacgtatgggggattgatttcatgggaccattcNNNNNNNNNNNNNNNNNNNNNNNNNNNNNNNNNNNNNNNNNNNNNNNNNNNNNNNNNNNNNNNNNNNNNNNNNNNNNNNNNNNNNNNNNNNNNNNNNNNNNNNNNNNNNNNNNNNNNNNNNNNNNNNNNNNNNNNNNNNNNNNNNNNNNNNNNNNNNNNNNNNNNNNNNNNNNNNNNNNNNNNNNNNNNNNNNNNNNNNNNNNNNNNNNNNNNNNNNNNNNNNNNNNNNNNNNNNNNNNNNNNNNNNNTGTGAATGGCATTTGTGGCAAATATCcgatgcatttaaaacaccaataggtatgtctcccTATGCGTTGGCATTTGGCAAAGCGTGTCACTTGCTCTTGGAGCTGAAATATAAAGCATTATGtgcggtcaagaaactgaatttcgatTTAAAGCAAGCAGGGAAAGCATGGGAaatgcaattggtcgagctagaagaatggaggaacaacgcatatgaaaatgcaaaaatttaTAAGAAGTTCACCAAGCGCTGACacaatcaacgcatatgcggcaagaacctccaagtcggacaGAAAgccttgcttttcaattcacatCTGCGACTCTTCCCAGGAAAGCTAAAGTCTCATTAGTCCGAACCGTTTAcaattcgacaagtacttccACATGGCacggtggaattatcaaatgacaacgataccaacatattcaaagtcaatagGCAAAGAGTCAAGGtataccatggagaagactggcatcgctaagtcgactccatggaactaagaaactttgaataaagaaggaagtaggtggtccctgcattGTCACATGATCGCAATTTCTCAGGAACGCAAGCTTAGGAAAActtcaagtcttcaactcttttctccactaactcagaatcttcactatctttcaactatcttttcatttttcatttctagaaaaaaaaagatttaatttgcATTAACGATTTTTCTtgtgtttaaaataatttgaccctctctttgttttcttacaacgatcgaggtgCTGGATTGTGGTGATGTCACGCGAAGAAGCATTCATCTTATTCCATCGCTACAACCCACAGAAGAAAGACCGCTGTAAGGATGGATGCATGAACACAATGCAGGCGACaatgcaaaatttgggggtgtactcttccttatctttatttcaaattttgtgctatcacattgcatgtCGCTTTTtgaagttttatcaccgcatccttcttgattaccgcaatcatttaacaagtagataaatttagtagtttaccacattctgtttctttaccaaatttcaatgatgaaacatatgcctctatttctttcgtatacattagagtcaacttaatcttaagatggtcacctcataaaatatttctagaagttaggggtttgctagctttctttcaaactctctttacaacgtattctagaacatcgcataagttattttaatcttttggcaatggggacattagactgcattttaaatttggggtgaggtatttatttttcgaccttgctatttttatttcttagaaaaaaaattagaataacaactccactgtcaacgtataggggaaacccatgttgataaaagttaagttatgaaaggcacttacccatagttggatgtccgcatgacacatgtgggggcaagccaaaacgaaagtaagttaccaggatcaatgcataattgatgatcgcaactccaatgccaaatcggtatgagtttagtctgagaaagagtaagttaccaggatcaatgcataaatagaTGTTCAATTGACATCCGTGTGAGAAacgccaaaatgaaggcaagacacttggatcagcgcaaggtcaaaaaaaaaaaatagcaataaagaaaatttttgtgcaaggataaatcttttgtcaccctggtagaaaattttcttgttgaaataaatcatgcgatgcccaaGAATTCATTAaggtccttttgaaagttaaacttacAGTCCCCAGGTCTTAGCAATATTTTAAGAatagacttgaataagacttaggaaaattctagtatatatgatttaaatgaagtatccttgagaaatctaggaaaagaattTTGTGgagacttgctaaaggaatctttagcttatgcttgaggacaagcattgtttaaatttgtgggggtgtgataacgggcaaaaatgcacgttatcatagtgctaagttattaaacaatgttagattgtgttgatgaaaaatgataaattgcgttcattaagcataaaatctataatatttcGGTCACTTGCGTCAGCGCATTGGAActattaatttttgtattttttgtgcagaatatgcgttaacgcattgcaaagattgcgatcatatgAATTCATCGGTCGAccgcaacttcaccacaagactttgcgttgagaACGCTCGAAaatattcacccaagaagaatcaccacaacAAGATGGGCACATCcgaacgaaaggacaattaagatcgatgggagaGAAAGCTGAcaacagtcgaatccaaattaagttgacagccgataacggtcacaaaatACATCCAGCTATATcgatgacaattatccggcacatcagtcaggaattaaagcagtctcatctgtacaaccaggagagagaagtcgcctttcaccttCGATGcaatataaataccaagtgcattcttcagagaagaggttaagcagtcgattacttcatcaccttacaagttcacacctctgttcatagttctCTTTTTCATTACACGAcagagctagagaagagtggtaaCGTCGGAGATCATCCAAgacagctcgagagagaaccttgggtcataaaagcagagagcgggttgactctcgcgaaagcgagaatatcatTAGGGCACGAGTAGAACAGTGAAActcctggtggcaagaaattgcttcAAGCTCTTTACTGTActtgcattattattttgtacttcatcttttatctattcaatggaagttatatttctacatctgctcactctcttaatacacaTGAGttgctaaactagttgaatgggttgagaggaattaagctaacatgatctaggaagttcattgcttgcgattgtcttgttttatgttgtgcgaaacatcccttcagagttgctcgagagagaatctaaagaaagaacctaatatctcgagagagctaggttagaatctcacttgaaagagcaagattaagcctgcataaacaagaaatagggacttagagataagctgtGTTTGTCAACGAGCATCActtgcatcctaggaataggaatgatattatgtagtcgcatatttgtgtgaatgtcatgttgtcattgcataaatagaaatagaggtttatgtgtaaaccctgtagacttatcgcatatttattgcatgcgttctagccttagaagccgtggcattcacgccgaaaggtggtttactattgtacgcatgttgcatgatcgcaaggcatgaacgcaacctaggaagtgttagccgaaacccttctcaacccgttcaccgcatattcatcgtatttcctgttgaacacaactattttcacaagtccctgtgatcgaccctagacttaccaggaaactcagaggaatttacacttggattccactggggaaacttgagtgtacAACTtaattccatcaatgcatataaTCCATATATCCATTCAATAAAAGAACGCATCAGTGATAAAGACAAACGGTGATGATGGTTAAAGGTAAGAGAGTTTGGGGAGAGAAGAAAGATGGATAAATGAAAGAGGGatatcttttattaatttgaaaaaaaaaataaatgggtaTCTATAAAGTCGGTTTTAAATTGACATTGTAGCctaattaaaatatatctttaatgtcgattttaaactgatattaaagatccacttttttttttaaaaaaaaaaaaccaacattatacattcatttttaattttttaaccgACACTAAAGctcaaatttcttgtagtgacaattaattttaagtgaAAGAAACTTACTGGAAACGTATAGAACTCCTTCTGCTACGTGGCCTCACATTGGCCACATCTGTCAACTACTCCATTTCCAAATTTGAATCAGGTTGTGATTTTGGGACTCCTTCATTATGCAAATCCCAATAGAATGAATGCATCACTTTTGGATTCGAGACATAATGAGAGTATTACAGATGTATCAACGTAGTTGAAATATCTTGATGTACCTACTGATCACATACTCCATTAGTATTtcgttcaaaaaaaaaaaaaaaaaactgaactttcaatgttatatttttagtgACTAGTTCTTAATAATGTTATTGTGTATGAGTATATGAAAGAAACCGACAGCCTCAAAATTTCAAACAACTCAACTCAATCTATATGATTTTGATTGGGTCAAAAGTTTAGATTGATTTACTTCTTTGTTAAAACACAATTAGAGTTTGATTAGGTTCTTAAACCCACGAGATTGAATCAACACAATCTAACCCACCTGCGATAatatgggaaaaaaaaactttataaaataattcaaattaactaattttaaatcGCAAACgacacaaacaaaataatagTTAGGTTAGATGTTTGGAACTTTTGAATATAGTCggcttctttaaaaaaaacaaataaataaatcaccCTTAATCCTTATGTATATAAGTTAAGTTGCGCAGAGCACTACCTAACAACGCCCGTTGGTTATGAATGATAATTGCAATTTAATATAAGAATTAAACTTACTTTAATGGATTGGCCGGGTTGATAATTTAATAAGAGTTCTTTAAATTATAACCAACTTGAACTATTAGCCTGAATCCATAAAGTTCAATCAATGAACACTTAGTTGTATAATAAATGCATGAATTAACTTAGAAAGAAggttaataataagtttttgaaatttcaatttttgaattttttttagaaaaaaaaatttaacaaatagAGTGGAGAGGGTTGAAGAtctcacattaaaaaaaatttaaaaacctcACAAATCTTTATAAATTAGATATGAATTGTGACTCATGGTTTGATCATTaccaattaattttgagatcACTACAATAAAACTCTCAAACCTAATTGATAATAATCAGAGcatgaataaaatatatataatttacatGAAACctcatgtaatttttttaaaaaatagaaaagtaagggaattatttatctaagatagcaaaatctaatcttctttgataatgactaatagaagtctatcattgatagaggctGATCGAAGTATATCAgtgtatattattattattttgttatttctgtaaatagtttgacattttttctttgtgtaaaaaatttcctttttttttttaatatagtattATAGTTGTGTAAATGGGTATTCGGTAAGAAAAAGATCAAATTCAAGAATCAAACGGTGAATCCAAAGAAACACGGGAGTGACATATTTCCCCTATAAAACCTCCAATAAGTTGGCCACTCACTTCATCAAACCAAATATATCTTGTTTTTGgttaattaaagaaaagaatGGAATCTATTGAGATGAGCCCTAAGGAAACTAGTATTGTTCCTGAAACTGTTAACCAGCCCTTTGAGGTTGGAAAAACCaaggtttttcctttttttttttctttcttttttccctaaaattagcttttttcctatttttttctcTGTGTCATATCATTCTGTAATTACTTAATTTGTTTAGTTTATGTTACAGGAGTGGCCAAAAGGATCTCTTGAAGAAACAGTGCaaaatattgtaaaattattGCATACGGAGTTAGCTCTCAAGATTAGATCACACGATTTCAAGTCCATAAACCCTCAGAAATTCATCGTTTTTGTTAATGgtaatttatttgtttcttACATATATAATCATCTAATGAGATATTTAATaagatttttatattaaatatgttcTTTTTGTTAcagttattgataaaaaaaaatttcaatttaaccccaaTTGTACTATTTTCGTGGATAAGTTAACAAGATAAGATATGACACTCCGTGAATTACgcggaaaaaaaaaggaaaattagaaTTTTCTGAGTAGAAATTGGCTTTACTCTCTTGGAATATTCCAAGAGAGTTTGTTAACAATACCCCAATTTACTTCTAATTAAACTGTATTAATGGAAAGAATTTGCAAGTATTAccctaaaataatgaataaaagggcaaataattaatgaatttcCTGTTTGTGGTTAGTGCAGGAAGAGAGGGACTGTCAGTAGAAGAAGTAGTAAGGATGGGAGCCTTGAATGCAATTTTGAAGAGTAGTCTACCAAAGGAGTTTCAATTTTACAATGCAGAGGAAGAGACACAAGAATCAGCTTATAATGACTTCAAGACTTGTTTTCCAAGAGGATTTCCATGGGAAGTTATTGAAGTTTACTCACCTCCTCCTTTGATTGCTTACAAGTTTAGGCATTGGGGTTTCTTTGAAGGTCCTTACAAAGCCTATTCTCCAACTGGTGAATTGGTTCAATTCTATGGCATGGCAACTCTCAAGGTAAAAGCTCAATTCTTCATGGCATTTGGTAGCcatttgatttcttttctttttcttttttgtctttaaaaaattaagcctataaacactccattttaactctaaattttttgttttgtttccttttttttagaaagaaagtagtttttgtttttgaaatttagctaaaaatCCAACTCTTATACTTAAGAAAGTTGTAAATTATGGTTAGAGATTGGGAggaattagatttaattttcaaatataaacaactcaaacgaaatagttaccaaacgagatcTTAATGTTCAGTCTTTTCATCGACTAATCTCATCATCAAATAATGggctttttttttaacaaaaaaaaaaaacaatcataaCAAGCTCATGTACTTTTAAttcttcaaaagtatttttaaaagaacataaccttaaaaaaaatggtgttgaGAGTTGAACCTAATGTTCTTGACCAATTGAGAACTATTTtcaagaaaacaatttttctcaaGGTAAACATGGCAAGTGATTTATGTTAAAGTCATATTGTGTGTGAAAGAgtatttaaattagaaataaGCTTAgaagatttaattaaatgatgTCATATTTGGAGACACAGGTAGATTCATCgatgaaggttgaagaagttcATATCTACTATGATCCAACAGAGCTATTTGGAGGTCTTTTAAAGggcaaaaaaaatattgattatgAATTATCCAAAACAACTGATTCTTCAGCTGCCTCTGCCTGCCCACTCTTCAATCCTGAGAAGTAGTCCCaataataaacaaacaaaaaaaaattgtaattaatGGACtgaaatatgttatatatattgtgagcttcaattaattatatgtattattCAATAATCTCTCTGCATATACATGAGAAGGGGCAGAGTTGAAGGAGGGGCCTATATATGTGTGTGCATGGCTTCTAGCCATTTTATAGAATATATGTATTATGTTTGATATTTAGTGGTTCAAAATGGGCATTAATAGATTACTTGTGTTTGGGAATACATTCcgtaaattattttctttaaaatatgtgTACTGTTAAAAGCGTTGACGAGTCCACGCTAAATTTACTCTAAATCTCACAAACTTTTAAGAGAAGAAACTTGTTCTCTTACAAGACTCAAGAACACACAAGAGAAGAATGTTGTTCTCTTAAAACTCagtttcttttcaaacttcaattttgcttctattgattttgattcttttcTCTTGCATACAAATGAGGGAAATGAACTCTTTATATTGTACTGAAGAGACACTTCCTAAAAGACACAAAAAAATTAAGTACATGTATACATACCATTCATGTACTTGAACTATTACATGTATCTAGAAATGCATGTATCTTGAAATTAGAAATGTATCTAGGAATGTGTTATCCATAGTGTATCTAGCTTATTATATTCTAACATGCCCCCTTAAGCTAGACTTCCCTAACTCCGAGcttctctttcattttcaaGAATAAGTTTGTCTTTAATGCTTTTGTGAATATGTCTGCAACTTGATCTTGTGTCTTGCAATACTTGATATATACTTCTCCATCTTTGATTAATTCtctgatgaaatgatacttgatCTGTATGTGTTTGCTTTTTCCATGTAAAACTAGATTCTTCGAAAGTGAAATAGATGATTTATTGTCACAGAACATGACAGTCCCTTTCTCTTGAGGACACTTAGAACATGACAGTCCCTTTCTCTTAAGGACACTTCAATTCATGTAGTACCTTTCTAAGCCAAAGTGCTTGACAACTAGCTGCAGACAAGACATGTATTCAGCTTCTGTCGTTGATAATGCTACAACATCTTGCTTCTTTGATGCCCACGAAACTGCTTCAGAACCAATATTAAATACATACCCAGAAGTACTTTTGAAATCATTAATATTTCCTCCCCAATCACTATCATTGTAGCCAATAAGAACGTTATCCACATTCCTTTTATAGTGGATTCCATGATCAACAGTTCCAAGAATATATCTAAGAACTCTCTTTCCAACTTCCCAATGACTTCTCTTTGGTGATGCCATAAATATACTCAACAAACTTACTGAAAACATGAGATCAGGTCTAGTTGTAGttaaatacattaaacttccaacAAGACTTCTATAGATGGTGGGATCAAAAGCTTCACTATCATCATGCTTGCTTAACTTTAAACCCAGTTCCATAGGAGTACTAGCAGGACAAGCATTCTCCATTTTGAACTTTATCAACAAATCTTTTGCATACATCTTTTAGGAAATTGCAATCTCATTATCACCTTGT
This window contains:
- the LOC120090033 gene encoding pathogen-related protein-like isoform X1 — encoded protein: MESIEMSPKETSIVPETVNQPFEVGKTKEWPKGSLEETVQNIVKLLHTELALKIRSHDFKSINPQKFIVFVNGREGLSVEEVVRMGALNAILKSSLPKEFQFYNAEEETQESAYNDFKTCFPRGFPWEVIEVYSPPPLIAYKFRHWGFFEGPYKAYSPTGELVQFYGMATLKVDSSMKVEEVHIYYDPTELFGGLLKGKKNIDYELSKTTDSSAASACPLFNPEK
- the LOC120090033 gene encoding pathogen-related protein-like isoform X2, giving the protein MESIEMSPKETSIVPETVNQPFEEWPKGSLEETVQNIVKLLHTELALKIRSHDFKSINPQKFIVFVNGREGLSVEEVVRMGALNAILKSSLPKEFQFYNAEEETQESAYNDFKTCFPRGFPWEVIEVYSPPPLIAYKFRHWGFFEGPYKAYSPTGELVQFYGMATLKVDSSMKVEEVHIYYDPTELFGGLLKGKKNIDYELSKTTDSSAASACPLFNPEK
- the LOC120079499 gene encoding secreted RxLR effector protein 161-like — its product is MENACPASTPMELGLKLSKHDDSEAFDPTIYRSLVGSLMYLTTTRPDLMFSVSLLSIFMASPKRSHWEVGKRVLRYILGTVDHGIHYKRNVDNVLIGYNDSDWGGNINDFKSTSGYVFNIGSEAVSWASKKQDVVALSTTEAEYMSCLQLVVKHFGLERYYMN